In the Sediminibacter sp. Hel_I_10 genome, one interval contains:
- a CDS encoding heavy metal translocating P-type ATPase metal-binding domain-containing protein, whose translation MENCYHCGDTCRDTTILHQDKMFCCNGCKMVFEILEDNDLTYYYSLQDKPGKSPLKIEGRFDFLDNQKIRDQLLEFNAQHTQIVSFIIPHMHCSSCIWVLENLNKLQPSIKNSQVNFPLKSIRITFNSSEISLKDVVILLCKIGYEPNISLEDFNRKTTQIDRSLIYKLGVAGFAFGNIMFLSFPEYLAFVGDTDGGEFWLDQFKIVFRWLMFAFSIPVVFYSSRDYFISAFKGLRSKILNIDVPIAIGITVLFVRSTLDIVMHWGTGFFDSLAGLVFFLLLGKFFQQKTYAFLSFERDYKSYFPIAVTKLIKNDHKYGYSERDNDNNYELLKTKELQTPVYELKRGDRILIRNNELIPTDGILIKGSAVIDYSFVTGEAAPVTKQCGDKIFAGGRQQAGIIEVEVVKSIDQSYLTQLWNNEIFSKNKATHFKNLTNHISKRFTIGVLSVAVIATIIWLFINPAIAFNVFTAVLIVACPCAIALAAPFTLGNMLRIYGKRQLYLKETGVIEQMAQIDTVVFDKTGTLTTHHENGITYEGISLTESEKHVLTSTLKASNHPLSRALYDVLQDNGICTLDDFSEETGQGIIGISGDTSLRVGSFNFVAHENPAFETQNTQVHISANDEYKGAYVFSTTYREGMSQLFSEMSQLAHLVVLSGDNDGEEAYLKTQLPASAELKFNQKPEDKLLFIKKLQQQGKKVMMVGDGLNDSGALAQSDVGFAVSEDINVFSPACDGIIDASRLRDLSTYMTLSRKSIQIIKYAFIGSLIYNLIGLSFAVTGHLRPVVAAILMPLSSITIVVFTTICTYFLGKQLKKHMK comes from the coding sequence ATGGAAAACTGTTATCATTGTGGAGACACTTGCCGTGACACGACCATTTTACATCAGGATAAAATGTTCTGTTGCAACGGGTGTAAGATGGTGTTTGAGATCTTGGAGGACAATGATCTCACCTATTATTACAGTTTGCAGGATAAGCCTGGTAAATCGCCTCTTAAAATTGAAGGACGTTTTGATTTTCTCGATAATCAAAAAATTAGGGATCAGTTGTTGGAGTTTAATGCGCAGCATACCCAAATTGTATCTTTTATCATCCCTCATATGCACTGTAGTTCTTGTATTTGGGTGCTAGAAAACTTAAATAAACTGCAGCCTTCAATAAAGAACAGTCAGGTTAATTTTCCTCTAAAGTCAATTCGAATCACCTTCAATTCTTCGGAAATCAGCTTAAAAGATGTCGTGATCTTACTCTGTAAAATTGGTTATGAGCCTAACATTTCACTAGAAGATTTTAATAGGAAAACAACGCAAATAGACAGAAGCCTAATTTACAAATTGGGTGTGGCAGGATTTGCCTTCGGAAATATCATGTTTTTATCTTTTCCGGAATATTTAGCATTTGTTGGCGATACAGATGGTGGGGAGTTTTGGTTAGATCAGTTCAAAATAGTGTTTCGATGGCTCATGTTTGCATTTTCGATTCCTGTAGTATTTTATTCTAGTCGAGATTATTTCATCTCAGCTTTTAAGGGATTACGATCAAAGATCTTGAATATTGACGTACCCATCGCGATAGGAATCACAGTGCTTTTTGTTCGGTCAACCTTAGACATCGTGATGCATTGGGGGACAGGCTTTTTTGATAGTCTGGCAGGTTTGGTCTTTTTTCTCTTGCTGGGTAAGTTCTTTCAGCAAAAAACCTATGCTTTTCTATCGTTTGAACGGGATTATAAATCGTATTTCCCCATAGCGGTGACAAAACTCATCAAAAATGATCATAAATACGGCTATTCCGAAAGGGATAATGATAACAACTATGAACTTCTAAAAACAAAAGAATTACAGACCCCTGTTTATGAATTAAAGCGAGGAGATCGTATTTTGATTAGGAATAATGAACTCATTCCTACAGACGGGATTTTGATTAAGGGGAGCGCAGTCATTGACTATAGTTTTGTCACAGGAGAAGCGGCACCCGTTACCAAACAATGTGGCGATAAGATTTTTGCAGGCGGAAGGCAGCAAGCAGGAATTATTGAAGTTGAGGTTGTCAAATCTATTGATCAAAGCTATTTGACCCAACTTTGGAACAATGAGATTTTCAGCAAAAACAAAGCAACACACTTTAAAAATCTCACCAATCATATAAGCAAACGTTTCACAATAGGCGTTTTGAGTGTTGCAGTAATCGCGACCATCATATGGCTCTTTATCAACCCTGCCATTGCATTTAATGTATTTACGGCAGTACTCATCGTTGCTTGCCCCTGTGCCATTGCACTTGCGGCACCATTTACACTAGGTAATATGTTGCGCATTTATGGGAAGCGTCAATTGTACTTGAAAGAGACCGGAGTCATAGAGCAAATGGCACAAATTGATACGGTGGTTTTTGATAAAACGGGGACGCTTACTACGCATCACGAAAACGGGATTACTTACGAAGGCATTTCGCTCACCGAAAGTGAGAAGCACGTACTTACAAGTACGCTAAAAGCCTCTAACCATCCGTTGAGCCGTGCGCTCTATGACGTGTTGCAGGATAATGGTATTTGTACCTTGGATGACTTTAGTGAAGAAACAGGTCAAGGCATCATTGGTATTAGCGGTGATACGAGTCTTAGAGTAGGTAGTTTTAATTTTGTAGCACATGAAAATCCCGCTTTTGAAACTCAAAACACTCAAGTTCATATTAGTGCGAATGATGAGTACAAGGGGGCTTATGTTTTTAGTACTACCTATCGTGAAGGGATGTCTCAGCTTTTTTCTGAAATGAGCCAATTGGCGCATTTGGTGGTGCTGTCTGGTGATAACGATGGAGAGGAGGCTTACCTTAAAACACAACTGCCTGCATCGGCTGAATTAAAATTCAATCAGAAACCAGAAGACAAGTTGCTATTTATTAAAAAACTTCAGCAACAGGGCAAAAAGGTCATGATGGTGGGGGATGGCTTAAACGATTCTGGAGCCTTGGCACAAAGTGATGTTGGTTTTGCGGTTTCCGAAGATATCAATGTGTTTTCACCCGCTTGTGATGGCATTATAGATGCCTCTAGATTAAGAGATTTGAGCACATATATGACGCTTTCTAGAAAGTCGATTCAAATTATAAAATATGCATTTATAGGCTCTCTAATTTATAACCTCATTGGGTTGAGTTTTGCTGTAACAGGCCATCTTAGACCGGTTGTGGCTGCTATTTTAATGCCACTAAGTTCTATTACCATAGTGGTTTTTACAACAATCTGCACCTACTTCTTAGGAAAGCAGCTCAAAAAACACATGAAATAA
- the hemN gene encoding oxygen-independent coproporphyrinogen III oxidase, translated as MIDPRTLISKYNVPGPRYTSYPTVPYWDADSFSASTWKQSLKIGLDIDSHSKTTNIKQNSISLYIHLPFCESMCTFCGCNKRITKNHLVETPYIKALLKELSMYVEILGKRPTIQQLHFGGGTPTFFSSENLETLLIGIFKIADKSKNCEFSFEGHPNNTTAQHLKMFNRNGFSRVCYGVQDYNITVQKAINRIQPFENVQQATINARKAGFESVGHDIIYGLPYQTQDHVVHTINQTISLMPDRIAFYSYAHVPWIKGNGQRGYSEKHLPSPEQKRFQYEIGKTMLLNAGYVEIGMDHFALKTDALYKAQQTGILHRNFMGYNASKTDIMIGLGVSAIGDSWFGFAQNVKTLKSYYQLLKNNSLPVMRGHILNEEDLIIRKHILNLMCRFETSWDETQKQIDMDKILAKLSEMEDDGLVVIGENSLKITASGKPYVRNVCLPFDLRLQRKKPDTKLFSMTV; from the coding sequence ATGATTGATCCCAGAACACTCATTTCAAAATATAACGTCCCTGGTCCCAGATACACAAGCTATCCCACTGTCCCTTATTGGGATGCGGATAGCTTTTCTGCTTCAACTTGGAAACAAAGCCTTAAAATAGGACTTGATATTGACAGCCATTCTAAAACAACAAACATAAAGCAAAACAGTATTAGTCTTTATATACACTTGCCTTTTTGCGAAAGCATGTGTACGTTTTGTGGCTGTAATAAGCGCATCACCAAAAATCATTTGGTAGAAACCCCATACATCAAGGCCCTACTTAAAGAACTCTCTATGTATGTGGAGATTTTAGGCAAGCGCCCAACCATACAGCAACTGCATTTTGGAGGTGGTACGCCCACCTTTTTTTCCTCTGAAAATTTAGAGACATTATTAATCGGGATTTTTAAAATTGCTGATAAATCCAAAAATTGCGAGTTTAGCTTTGAAGGCCACCCAAACAATACTACAGCCCAGCATTTGAAGATGTTCAATCGTAACGGATTTAGCCGTGTGTGTTACGGCGTACAAGACTATAATATAACCGTACAAAAAGCCATTAACCGGATACAACCTTTTGAAAATGTTCAACAAGCGACCATCAATGCGCGTAAAGCAGGCTTTGAGTCTGTAGGTCACGACATTATTTATGGGCTACCATACCAAACCCAAGATCACGTTGTGCATACCATAAACCAAACCATCTCGTTAATGCCAGACCGGATTGCATTTTACAGTTATGCCCATGTACCATGGATCAAAGGGAATGGGCAACGTGGCTATAGCGAAAAGCATTTACCGTCTCCTGAGCAAAAACGATTTCAATATGAAATAGGCAAAACCATGCTTTTAAATGCGGGTTATGTAGAAATAGGAATGGATCATTTTGCCCTAAAAACCGACGCACTTTATAAAGCACAGCAAACAGGAATCTTACACCGTAATTTTATGGGTTACAATGCATCAAAAACCGACATTATGATTGGGCTTGGCGTATCTGCTATTGGTGACAGTTGGTTTGGTTTTGCGCAAAATGTAAAAACCTTGAAATCCTATTATCAATTGTTAAAAAATAATAGCCTCCCCGTTATGCGTGGACATATATTAAATGAGGAGGACTTGATCATTAGAAAGCACATCCTCAACTTAATGTGCAGGTTTGAAACCTCTTGGGATGAAACTCAAAAACAGATTGACATGGATAAAATTTTAGCCAAGCTCTCTGAAATGGAAGACGATGGCTTAGTTGTTATTGGTGAAAACAGTTTAAAAATCACCGCCTCTGGTAAGCCTTATGTAAGAAACGTTTGCTTACCCTTCGACCTAAGATTACAACGAAAAAAACCAGATACGAAATTGTTTTCTATGACTGTATGA
- a CDS encoding FixH family protein produces MKINWGTGLVIGMALFMGFILFFVYRISTENSLNHDLVTEGYYQKEQELQDDIYAQQNTADMELQIKSFKNEMGYMLQFPEGYESNKIKGVVYLYRPSNKLLDFDLPIEKLTDSKVLIPDHRLLDGRWNITIDWEYEGKQYRFKKQIIY; encoded by the coding sequence ATGAAAATTAATTGGGGAACAGGATTGGTAATTGGAATGGCACTTTTTATGGGTTTTATTCTGTTTTTTGTTTATAGAATCAGTACAGAGAATAGCCTAAATCACGATTTGGTAACAGAGGGTTACTATCAGAAAGAGCAGGAATTACAGGATGATATTTATGCGCAACAAAATACTGCAGACATGGAGCTCCAGATTAAGAGCTTCAAAAATGAAATGGGCTATATGCTCCAATTTCCAGAGGGGTACGAGTCCAATAAAATAAAGGGAGTGGTCTATTTGTACAGACCGTCAAATAAACTATTGGATTTTGATCTTCCTATTGAAAAGTTAACAGATTCAAAGGTGCTCATACCAGATCATCGCTTATTAGATGGACGTTGGAATATTACGATCGATTGGGAGTACGAAGGCAAACAGTATCGGTTTAAAAAACAAATCATCTATTAA
- the ccoS gene encoding cbb3-type cytochrome oxidase assembly protein CcoS, producing MSIIYLLLAVSVIVAVIFFIAFVYSVSRGQYDDTYTPSVRMLFEDELVKDKPIKKKSTTTLDNLNQ from the coding sequence ATGAGTATCATTTATCTATTACTCGCCGTGAGTGTTATTGTGGCCGTTATTTTCTTTATCGCATTTGTGTATTCGGTAAGTAGGGGACAGTATGATGACACTTACACACCATCGGTAAGAATGCTTTTTGAAGATGAATTGGTGAAAGATAAACCTATCAAAAAGAAATCAACTACAACACTAGATAATTTAAACCAGTAA
- a CDS encoding CcoQ/FixQ family Cbb3-type cytochrome c oxidase assembly chaperone, translating into MLKYIKGNLENIDGVEIYPIISLLIFFFFFVALFYWVFTTSKAHIDEVSQLPLDSNSKHGDL; encoded by the coding sequence ATGTTAAAATATATAAAAGGCAATCTAGAAAATATTGATGGCGTAGAAATCTACCCAATTATTTCACTGCTCATTTTCTTTTTCTTTTTTGTTGCACTTTTTTATTGGGTATTTACAACGAGCAAAGCTCATATTGACGAAGTGAGTCAGCTTCCATTAGATAGCAATTCAAAACACGGCGACTTATGA
- the ccoG gene encoding cytochrome c oxidase accessory protein CcoG, with protein sequence MAEQGKDNFRDSIGTLSEEGKRAWIFPKKPEGKWYQYRKYVSYVLLVILFTSPFLKINGHQFLMFNVLERQFNIFGQPFWPQDFYIFVIMMITGVVFVILFTVAFGRLFCGWVCPQTIFMEMVFRRIEYWIDGDRGKQIRLAKMSWTKEKILKRSLKWLIFFIISFLIANVFLAYLIGSDRLIRYVIDGPTAHWSTLISLTIFTGVFYFVFAWFREQVCIIVCPYGRLQGALLDNKSIVVAYDHKRGEKEKGRAKLKKNEDREVTGKGDCIDCYQCVNVCPTGIDIRNGTQLECINCTACIDACNTIMEAVDLPKGLIRYASEENIEKKTSFEFTPRLKGYSVVLGILISVLVGMLFLRNDVEADILRLPGQLYEHKADNMISNVYTYKLVNKTNTDIKDVSFKLLSHKGTIEIVSHENLMVPAGELVQGTLFIEVNASALSGDKDKVLIGVFSGDEQIETTRTAFLGPRSFN encoded by the coding sequence ATGGCAGAGCAGGGCAAGGACAATTTTAGGGACAGTATAGGAACGCTTAGTGAAGAAGGTAAACGGGCGTGGATCTTTCCAAAAAAACCAGAGGGTAAATGGTACCAATATCGAAAGTACGTGAGTTATGTACTTTTAGTCATTTTATTTACCTCTCCATTTTTAAAGATTAATGGGCATCAATTTTTGATGTTTAATGTGCTTGAGAGACAATTCAATATTTTCGGACAACCATTTTGGCCACAGGATTTCTACATTTTTGTAATCATGATGATTACGGGTGTGGTGTTTGTCATCTTATTTACAGTAGCCTTTGGTAGATTATTTTGCGGATGGGTTTGTCCGCAAACCATTTTTATGGAAATGGTCTTCCGCCGCATTGAGTATTGGATAGATGGTGATCGAGGGAAACAGATAAGGCTCGCAAAAATGAGTTGGACGAAAGAGAAGATCTTAAAACGCTCATTAAAATGGCTGATCTTTTTTATCATTTCATTTTTAATAGCCAATGTCTTTTTGGCGTATTTGATAGGTAGCGATCGTTTGATTCGTTACGTCATAGATGGTCCTACAGCACATTGGAGCACCTTAATTTCACTCACCATTTTTACAGGGGTATTCTATTTTGTGTTTGCTTGGTTTAGAGAGCAGGTCTGTATCATTGTTTGTCCATACGGAAGATTGCAAGGTGCATTGTTAGACAATAAATCCATTGTTGTGGCCTATGATCATAAACGAGGAGAAAAAGAGAAAGGTCGGGCAAAACTTAAGAAAAATGAAGATCGTGAAGTCACAGGAAAAGGAGACTGTATTGATTGCTATCAATGTGTCAACGTATGCCCAACGGGAATTGATATTCGCAATGGTACGCAGTTAGAATGTATTAACTGTACAGCATGTATAGACGCTTGCAATACGATTATGGAGGCAGTTGATCTTCCTAAAGGATTGATTCGTTACGCCAGCGAAGAAAATATAGAGAAAAAAACGTCTTTTGAATTTACGCCGCGTCTTAAAGGATATAGTGTTGTTTTAGGGATATTGATTTCGGTTTTAGTGGGAATGCTCTTTTTAAGAAATGACGTAGAAGCCGATATTCTAAGATTACCGGGCCAGCTTTACGAACATAAAGCAGATAACATGATCAGTAATGTTTATACCTACAAATTGGTGAATAAAACCAATACGGATATTAAAGACGTGAGCTTTAAACTACTCTCTCATAAAGGGACTATTGAAATTGTGAGTCATGAGAATTTAATGGTTCCTGCAGGAGAACTTGTGCAGGGTACTCTTTTTATAGAAGTTAATGCCAGTGCCTTAAGTGGTGATAAAGATAAGGTACTCATAGGTGTGTTTAGTGGTGATGAACAGATTGAAACCACACGTACTGCCTTTCTGGGGCCAAGAAGTTTTAATTAA
- a CDS encoding sulfite exporter TauE/SafE family protein produces the protein MLYTALIFGLLGSFHCIGMCGPIVFLLPVDRHNPAKRVLQVLIYHVGRLLTYSIIGVLFGFLGKRLYLFGFQQYISIAIGVLMILVILLPSKIFSRYNGSKFIYKWVAKVKRSLGAELKRKSMDSFFTIGFLNGFLPCGLVYMAVFGSIAAGSAWQGGFYMIFFGLGTVPLMTVATYLGNFLNGTFKKRIIKAVPVFIVIMGVLFILRGLGLGIPYVSPSEIVTVEQLSSKQSCH, from the coding sequence ATGCTATATACAGCGCTCATATTCGGTTTATTGGGGAGTTTCCATTGCATCGGTATGTGTGGCCCTATTGTATTTTTACTTCCGGTAGATAGACATAATCCGGCAAAGCGAGTGCTTCAAGTATTGATCTATCATGTTGGTCGGTTGTTGACCTATAGCATTATTGGTGTATTATTTGGCTTTTTAGGAAAGCGACTCTATTTATTCGGGTTTCAGCAGTATATTTCCATAGCAATAGGTGTTTTGATGATTCTAGTCATTCTATTGCCCTCTAAGATATTTAGTCGTTATAATGGCTCTAAATTTATATATAAATGGGTTGCTAAAGTGAAACGCTCTTTAGGAGCGGAGTTAAAACGCAAATCAATGGATAGCTTCTTTACCATTGGCTTTCTAAACGGTTTTTTACCGTGCGGGTTGGTTTATATGGCTGTTTTTGGAAGTATTGCAGCTGGTAGTGCTTGGCAAGGCGGATTTTACATGATTTTTTTTGGTTTGGGTACCGTTCCGTTAATGACCGTGGCTACTTATTTAGGTAACTTTTTAAACGGTACCTTTAAAAAACGGATAATAAAAGCTGTGCCTGTCTTTATTGTTATTATGGGGGTCTTATTTATCTTGAGAGGGCTAGGATTAGGGATTCCTTATGTTTCTCCTTCGGAAATAGTAACGGTAGAGCAACTCTCATCAAAACAGTCTTGTCATTAA
- the ccoN gene encoding cytochrome-c oxidase, cbb3-type subunit I gives MQTEQFYYDNVIVKKFVNATIFWGIVGMSVGLLLAFMFLFPNITDGISWLSFGRLRPLHTNAVIFAFVGNAIFAGVYYSTQRLLKARMWKDWLSNLNFWGWQAIIVGAAISLPLGYTTSKEYAELEWPFDIAIAVIWVAFGANLIGTILKRRQRHLYVAIWFYLATFVTVAVLHIVNSIELPISALKSYSAYAGVQDALVQWWYGHNAVAFFLTTPFLGLMYYFVPKAANRPVYSYRLSIVHFWSLIFIYIWAGPHHLLYSALPDWAQNLGVAFSIMLIAPSWGGMINGLLTLRGAWDKVRTDPVLKFMVVAITCYGMATFEGPMLSLKNVNAVAHFSDWIIAHVHVGALGWNGFLTFGMIYWLVPRLFKTSLWSTKLANVHFWVGTLGIIMYTLPMYVAGFVQASMWKQFNPDGTLTYGNFLETLNEIIPMYWMRAIGGTLYILGAFVMLYNIVKTVRNGSTVTDELAESSPLQRVTKKRTLNEGYHTWLERRPVKLTIFATVAILIGGMVQIIPSLMVDDYVPVISTVKPYTPLELEGRDLYIREGCVSCHSQMIRPFRSEVERYGEYSKSGEYVYDHPFLWGSKRTGPDLFRVGGKYNDNWHLNHLYDPQSTSSGSIMPSYKWLIKNELDKSQTEAKMEAMVTLGVPYTTAEIERAQAWMTEQGTQIEQRLNADPDFVKTYEADKAYAKENNEVFVEMRNREVVALIAYLQRLGTDIKIKTNDKLTADKNE, from the coding sequence ATGCAAACAGAACAATTTTACTACGATAATGTCATCGTAAAGAAATTTGTAAATGCCACTATTTTTTGGGGTATCGTAGGGATGAGCGTGGGGCTTTTGCTCGCCTTTATGTTTTTATTTCCTAACATCACCGATGGTATTTCATGGCTAAGTTTTGGGCGTTTACGTCCCTTACACACCAATGCCGTTATTTTTGCCTTTGTAGGAAATGCCATTTTTGCGGGCGTTTATTATTCTACACAACGTTTGCTTAAGGCAAGGATGTGGAAAGATTGGTTAAGTAATTTAAATTTTTGGGGGTGGCAGGCCATCATTGTTGGAGCCGCTATTTCATTGCCCTTAGGCTATACAACCTCTAAAGAATACGCCGAATTAGAGTGGCCTTTTGATATTGCAATAGCTGTAATTTGGGTGGCTTTTGGTGCCAATTTAATAGGAACAATTCTAAAGAGAAGACAGCGTCACTTATATGTGGCCATCTGGTTCTACCTAGCAACATTTGTGACGGTTGCTGTGCTTCATATTGTCAATAGTATCGAACTTCCAATTAGTGCATTAAAGAGTTATTCGGCTTATGCAGGTGTTCAAGATGCGTTGGTACAGTGGTGGTATGGGCATAATGCTGTTGCATTTTTTCTTACCACGCCATTTCTAGGTTTGATGTATTATTTTGTACCCAAAGCGGCCAACAGACCAGTGTATTCGTACCGTCTGTCTATTGTGCATTTTTGGTCTCTAATTTTTATTTATATCTGGGCTGGCCCGCATCACTTATTATACTCTGCTTTACCAGACTGGGCTCAAAATCTAGGCGTTGCCTTCTCAATCATGCTTATTGCCCCATCTTGGGGAGGTATGATCAACGGTTTACTCACCTTAAGGGGTGCGTGGGATAAAGTGAGAACAGATCCTGTTCTTAAATTTATGGTCGTAGCGATAACCTGTTATGGTATGGCCACTTTTGAAGGTCCAATGCTATCACTCAAAAATGTTAACGCTGTTGCTCATTTTAGTGATTGGATCATTGCGCACGTACATGTAGGAGCCTTAGGCTGGAACGGATTCTTAACTTTTGGAATGATTTATTGGCTTGTACCAAGGCTCTTTAAAACATCCTTGTGGTCTACCAAACTGGCAAACGTGCATTTTTGGGTAGGCACCTTAGGGATCATTATGTATACGCTTCCAATGTATGTTGCAGGTTTTGTTCAAGCTTCTATGTGGAAACAATTCAATCCAGACGGAACGCTCACTTACGGAAACTTTCTTGAGACGCTCAACGAGATCATCCCTATGTATTGGATGCGTGCCATTGGGGGAACATTGTACATTCTTGGTGCTTTTGTAATGTTGTACAACATTGTTAAAACAGTTAGAAACGGCAGTACGGTTACCGATGAATTGGCAGAATCATCGCCTCTACAACGCGTCACTAAAAAAAGAACCCTAAACGAAGGTTATCATACCTGGTTAGAAAGACGTCCTGTGAAATTAACAATTTTTGCCACCGTGGCTATCTTGATAGGCGGGATGGTTCAAATTATTCCATCGCTCATGGTTGATGATTATGTGCCTGTAATTTCTACCGTAAAACCATACACACCCTTGGAGTTGGAGGGCCGTGATCTTTACATTCGAGAAGGCTGTGTGTCTTGTCACTCGCAAATGATAAGACCTTTTAGAAGTGAGGTAGAACGCTATGGAGAGTATTCAAAATCTGGAGAGTATGTTTATGATCATCCATTTCTTTGGGGCAGTAAACGTACAGGACCAGATCTTTTTAGGGTCGGCGGAAAATATAATGACAACTGGCATCTCAATCACCTTTATGATCCACAAAGTACAAGTTCAGGTTCTATAATGCCGTCTTATAAATGGCTGATAAAAAATGAGCTTGACAAATCTCAAACCGAAGCTAAGATGGAAGCCATGGTCACTTTGGGAGTGCCTTATACAACAGCTGAAATAGAACGAGCACAAGCGTGGATGACAGAGCAAGGCACTCAAATAGAACAGCGTCTCAATGCTGATCCGGATTTCGTAAAAACATACGAAGCTGACAAAGCCTATGCCAAAGAAAATAACGAGGTCTTTGTAGAAATGCGAAACCGCGAAGTTGTTGCGCTTATTGCTTACCTACAGCGCTTGGGAACAGACATTAAAATCAAAACGAATGACAAATTAACCGCAGATAAAAACGAATAG
- a CDS encoding cbb3-type cytochrome c oxidase N-terminal domain-containing protein: MKTAALIRILVFGLFASLLLNYISTMEGVSNAIEQTWIWVFVGVIVLVHFAFEICLEALRNVMYRSLSEEKQARYDARLALVKAERFKWIKETYKKMLGSKPLEEEGEIVLDHNYDGIRELDNKLPPWWVYGFYATIVFAIVYMARFQIFGGVNQIEEYEIAVAQAKVEIEEYKRTAKDLVDFNTVEQLTDASDLKAGEAIFSGNCVACHKVGGAGGIGPNLTDDYWILGGGIKNVFKTISEGGRAGKGMISWKSNLKPSEMAQVASYILSLHGTNPADPKEPEGELWMDPLAPVEQVEVKVKDSTEIQVIIEDQPVTGDVVN; the protein is encoded by the coding sequence ATGAAAACAGCAGCACTCATTAGAATTTTGGTTTTTGGGCTTTTTGCATCTCTATTGCTCAATTATATAAGTACAATGGAAGGCGTATCAAACGCTATTGAACAGACTTGGATCTGGGTCTTTGTAGGAGTAATTGTTTTGGTGCATTTTGCTTTTGAAATTTGTTTAGAAGCTTTACGTAATGTGATGTATAGATCACTTTCCGAAGAAAAGCAGGCAAGATATGATGCGCGTTTGGCTTTGGTAAAAGCAGAACGTTTTAAATGGATCAAGGAAACCTACAAAAAAATGCTTGGGAGTAAACCTCTTGAAGAAGAAGGTGAGATTGTCTTAGATCATAACTATGATGGCATTAGAGAGTTGGATAATAAATTGCCGCCTTGGTGGGTCTATGGGTTTTATGCAACCATTGTATTTGCCATAGTTTATATGGCCCGGTTTCAAATTTTTGGAGGCGTAAATCAAATCGAAGAATATGAGATTGCTGTAGCTCAGGCTAAAGTAGAGATTGAAGAATATAAGAGAACAGCTAAAGATTTAGTGGATTTCAATACCGTTGAGCAATTAACAGATGCCAGTGATCTTAAAGCAGGAGAAGCCATATTTTCTGGAAACTGTGTGGCATGTCATAAAGTTGGTGGTGCTGGCGGAATTGGTCCAAATCTCACCGATGATTATTGGATTTTAGGTGGCGGAATTAAAAACGTCTTTAAAACCATTTCTGAAGGTGGCCGGGCAGGAAAAGGAATGATCTCATGGAAATCTAATCTAAAACCTTCTGAAATGGCGCAAGTGGCCAGCTACATTTTGAGTCTGCACGGGACTAATCCCGCAGATCCTAAAGAGCCAGAAGGTGAGCTATGGATGGATCCTCTTGCTCCTGTAGAACAGGTTGAGGTAAAAGTAAAAGACAGTACAGAAATCCAGGTCATTATTGAAGATCAGCCCGTTACAGGTGATGTAGTTAATTAA